A part of Brassica rapa cultivar Chiifu-401-42 chromosome A05, CAAS_Brap_v3.01, whole genome shotgun sequence genomic DNA contains:
- the LOC103870319 gene encoding uncharacterized protein LOC103870319: protein MNTRLRYDPSHISRQTKPSDTPSSSPSRSHRRHPLLQRSLSSPSPTATCGGSTPAEFCGGTTASCAAVCCCCPCGLVNLLVLAVYKVPRGICRRALRIRRRKHLVKNRILPPLPANGRVFQNSEFAIHPVDSNDVSDEDDDDFLDLKYFGKSAAAGLTTDYETDEDDEAVLALEKEMWNRFYGAGFWRSPSQRESVSSPRGSKSFSL from the coding sequence ATGAATACAAGGTTACGTTACGATCCGAGCCACATCTCGAGGCAGACGAAACCGTCTGACACTCCATCGTCTTCTCCGTCACGTAGCCACCGGAGACACCCTCTCCTCCAGAGAAGCCTCTCCTCTCCTTCTCCGACAGCCACTTGCGGCGGATCCACTCCCGCCGAGTTCTGCGGCGGCACGACGGCGAGTTGCGCCGCCGTGTGCTGCTGCTGTCCTTGCGGGCTCGTCAACCTCCTCGTCCTCGCGGTTTACAAAGTTCCTCGAGGTATCTGCCGTCGCGCGTTACGTATTCGCCGCCGTAAACACCTCGTCAAAAACAGGATCCTTCCGCCGCTTCCGGCCAACGGGAGAGTGTTCCAGAACTCGGAGTTCGCGATCCATCCGGTGGATAGCAACGACGTCTCCGACGAGGACGATGATGACTTCTTGGATCTTAAATACTTCGGAAAATCAGCGGCGGCGGGGCTCACGACGGACTATGAGACCGATGAGGACGATGAGGCAGTGTTGGCGTTGGAGAAAGAGATGTGGAACAGGTTTTACGGTGCAGGGTTCTGGAGAAGTCCGTCGCAGAGAGAATCTGTGTCTTCTCCGAGAGGTTCAAAGTCTTTTTCGTTATAG